In the genome of Burkholderia sp. PAMC 26561, the window CTCCGGGAGCTAAAAATGGCAGCAGACATTCAATCCATCACTTCCGCGGCGCAGCGCCGCGACGTTCAACGCGCTTCCACGCAAGCCGAAGCGGCCGGACAGGAATTCCTGGTCTTTACGCTGGGCGCGGAAGAGTACGGCATCGACATTTTGAAAGTGCAGGAAATTCGCGGCTACGACAACGTCACGCGCATCGCGAATGCGCCGACGTTCATCAAGGGCGTGATCAACCTGCGCGGCATCATCGTGCCGATCGTCGATATGCGCATCAAGTTCAATCTCGGCCGTGTCGAATACGACAACCAGACGGTCGTGATCATCCTGAACGTGGCGCATCGCGTGGTTGGCATGGTGGTCGACGGCGTGTCCGACGTCCTCACGCTTCAGGCTGATCAGGTCATGCCGGCGCCGGAATTCGGCGCGACGCTCACGACCGAGTATCTGACGGGACTCGGCACGGTCGATGGCCGCATGCTGATCCTGATGGACATCGAAAAATTGATGACGAGCAAGGAGATGGAGTTGATTGACTCCGTCGCGGCTTGATCCCACGTTTGGAAGAAAGACATGCTTAAGAACTGGTCGATTCGTACCACGCTGACCCTCGTGGGCTTGCTGTTCGTAGGCTTTGCCGCCGTGGTGGCTGCGCTGTCCCTGAACGGTTTGCGCTCGGCGGGCAATTCGTTGTCCATGCTGGCGGATAGCGACATGGTCTCGGTGCGCGCGCTCAACGACGCGTCGTCGTACTTGCTGCGCGCTCGCGTGACGCTTGACCGGGTGCGTTCACTCGATGAAGCCGGCAAGACCGACGAAGCGAAGAAGGCGATCGATCGCGGCCAGTTTTTGCTCGATAAATCCAACGAGAACTGGAAGCTGTTCCTTGCCACGCCGAAGCCGACCTTGCCGCAAGCAATGCTCGATGAAGTCGTCGCCAAGCGCGACACGCTGATGCGCGAAGGCGTGGATCCGGAGTTTGTCGCTATCCGCGCGAACGACCTGGCCGCGTATCACGCCATCGCCGACACGAAGATCAGCCCGATGTTCGTCTCGCTCGACACGGCGTCGTCCGCGGTCGTGGACTTTACGCAAAAACACGCCGATGCCTTGCGCGCGGATACGCAGGCGCATATTACGTTGCTGATCCAGGTGATCACGGGCGTGATGGTGCTGGCGGTGCTGACGTTGATTGCAACCCGTTTCGCAATGGGCGGCATGATCGTGCAGCCGATCAACGACGCGGTGGATCATTTCGAGCGCATCGCACGCGGCGACCTGACGCGCTCCGCTCACACCGATAAAACCAACGAGATCGGCCGCCTGTTTGCGGGTATAGAACGGATGCGCGTGAATTTGACCGCGATGGTCGGGGCGGTGCATCACGGCGCGGAATCCATCGATGTGGGTGCGCGTGAGATTGCAAGCGGCAATACGGACCTGTCACAACGTACCGAGGAACAGGCGGCGTCGTTGCAGGAAACGGCGTCGAGCATGGAACAGTTGACCAGCACGGTCAAGCAGAACGCCGAGAACGCGCGGCAGGCCTCGCAACTGGCCGTGAACGCGTCTGACATTGCATCGCGCGGCGGTGAAGTCGTCGAGCAGGTCGTGGACACCATGAACGCGATTTCATCGAGTTCGAGCAAGGTGGTGGACATCATCGGCGTGATCGAAGGGATCGCTTTCCAGACGAACATCCTTGCGCTGAACGCGGCGGTCGAAGCGGCGCGCGCCGGTGAGGAAGGGCGTGGATTCGCCGTCGTGGCCGGTGAAGTCCGCAGCCTCGCGCAACGCAGCGCGGCGGCGGCCAAAGAGATCAAGTCGCTGATCGGCGACTCGACGGCAAAGGTGGAAAGCGGCTCGCAACTCGTGGCGCGTGCCGGCACGACCATGGACGAGATCGTCCAGGCGGTGCGTCGCGTGACGGACATCATGGGCGAGATCAGCGCAGCGTCCGACGAACAGTCGCAGGGCATCGAACAGGTGAGCCGCGCGGTTGGGCAGATGGACGAAGTGACGCAGCAGAATGCCGCGCTGGTTGAAGAAGCGGCCGCTGCTGCGGCATCCCTCGAAGAACAGACGCGCAAGCTGAAGGACGTGGTCGGCCACTGGCAAGTCAGCGGCGACACGGCTCAGCAAGGCCGCGTCGAGCCGTCGGTTGCAGCGTCAGCACACGCAAGACGCCCCATTACGCCGATAAAAGTTGCTGCGCGGCCTAACGTCGCGGCCAATCGCGCCGTTAATAAGATTAACGAGAAGATGGTTGCAGCGACTCAGGCCTCTCAAGACGCCGCACCCGCAGCAAAAGCTCCGAAGCTCGCTGCAGTCGCAGCCGGCGACTGGGAAACCTTCTAAGGCAGTGGCAGAAGATCATGCAGGCTCACCGCACGTTCCAGAAGAACAAAGGCTAGATGATGGCAACGCGCTCACCCGTCGATACACCCCGCGACCGGACCCGCTACGGTTCGGAAGTGGAACGCGACTTCGAATTCACCGGTGCCGATTTCGGCCGCATTCGCGACCTGATTCATCGTCGCGCGGGGATTTCGCTGTCCGAGCATAAACGCGACATGGCCTACAGCCGTCTCGCGCGACGTCTGCGCGCGTGCAACATCGATACGTTTCGTCTTTACCTCGACCGCCTCGAAGCGCAGCCGGACAGCGCCGAGTGGGAAGCGTTCACCAACGCGCTGACCACGAACCTGACCGCGTTCTTCCGCGAATCGCATCACTTTCCGATTCTCGCCACGTTTGCGAAGAGCCGGCCGCAGCCGTTTTCTGTGTGGTGCTCGGCGGCATCGACGGGCGAGGAGCCGTATTCCATCGCCATGACGCTGATGGAAACGCTTGGCGACTCGGCCGCGCGCCAATGCACGGTGATCGCGACAGATATTGACAGCCAGGTGTTGCAGAAGGCCGACGCGGGCGTCTATTCGCTCGATTCGGTGAAGACGCTCGGCAATGACCGGCTCAAGCGCTTCTTCCTGAAAGGCACGGGCGCGCACGCCGGCATGGTCAAGATCCGCCCGGAAGTGCGGGCGATGGTGAAGTTCGAGCAACTGAACCTGACGGATTCGAAATATGCGCTGCCGGGCCAGTTCGACGCGATCTTCTGCCGCAACGTGATGATCTATTTCGATAAACCCACGCAAGCGCAAGTTCTCGCGCGCTTCGAGCCGCTGATGAAAAGCGGCGGTCTGCTGTTCGCCGGGCATTCGGAAAACTTCACGTATGTGACGCAGGCGTTCAAGCTGCGCGGCCAGACGGTGTACGCGTTATCGCGTGATTCCGTTGCTGGAACCGCCAAGAAGAAGGCGCTCGCCGGAGAGCCGGCATGAGCGCATTGCCGATCGCGACGAACCTGTATTTCGACAACCACTTCAAGCTCCCGGGCGTGAAGCTGTTGCCGAACGAGTTCTACATGACGGGCGAGAACATGGTGCTCGTCACGGTGCTCGGTTCGTGCGTGGCGGCGTGCATTACTGACCGGACGGCGGGCATTGGCGGCATGAACCATTTCATGCTGCCCGACGACGGCGCGGACGCATCGCAGTCCAGTTCGGATTCCATGCGATACGGCGCGTACGCCATGGAAGTGCTGATCAACGAGATGATCAAGCGCGGCGGCCGGCGCGAGCGCTTCGAAGCCAAGGTATTCGGCGGCGGCGCGGTGCTGGCGGGTATGACGACAATCAATATCGGCGATAGAAATTCCGAGTTCGTTCGCCGCTATCTCGCGCTGGAAAAGATTCGCATCGTGGCTGAGGACTTGCAGGGCATGTATCCGCGCAAGGTCGCGTTCATGCCGCGAACCGGCCAGGCGATGGTCAAGAAACTGATCACGCAGCAAGACCCGAGCGTGGTCGAACGCGAACAGGCGCTGGTGCGGCAAACGCCCGAAGCGCGCAGCGAACGGCTGGCCAAGGCGCGTGCGCGCGTCGAACTTTTCAGCCAGCCGAAAGCCAGGACAACCGATAAACCCCGCATCGAACTATTCGGTGCCGCAGCCGGCCTGCAGCGAACCGTCCGCATGAAGACGGTGGAGGAAGCATGACAACGGCCCGGAGCACGGAACCGAAGATCAGCGTTTTGTGCGTCGATGATTCGGCGCTCGTGCGCAGCCTGATGACCGAGATCATCAATTCGCAGCCCGACATGCACGTGTGCGCGACCGCGCCCGATCCGCTGGTCGCACGCGATCTGATCAAGCAGCACAACCCCGACGTGCTCACGCTCGACGTGGAAATGCCGCGCATGGACGGCCTCGACTTCCTGGAAAAGCTGATGCGGTTGCGGCCGATGCCGGTGGTGATGGTGTCATCGCTCACGGAACGCGGCTCGGAAATCACGCTGCGCGCGCTTGAACTCGGCGCGGTGGATTTCGTGACGAAACCGCGCGTGGGCATCCGCGACGGCATGCTCGAATACTCGGAGAAGCTCGCCGACAAGATCCGCGCCGCCGCGCGCGCTCGTGTCAGGCAAACGCCTCATGTCGTGCATGCGGCGGCGGGTTCAAGCGGTTCGGTCACGGCGTCGAAACCCACGCCGAACCTGAACAACCCGCTGGTGAGCACGGAAAAGCTGATCATTGTCGGGGCATCGACGGGCGGCACTGAAGCTATCCGCGAACTCCTGGTTCCGCTTCCGCCCGATGCACCCGGCGTGATGATCGCGCAGCACATGCCGCCGGGCTTCACCAAGTCGTTCGCGCAACGTTTGAACGGCCTGTGCCGGATCGCGGTGAAGGAAGCCGAGCACGGCGAACGTGTACTGCCGGGCCACGCGTATATCGCGCCTGGCGACGCTCACCTCGTGCTGGCGAGAAGCGGTGCGAACTATGTCGCGCATCTCTCCGACGCGCCGCCGGTCAACCGGCATCGGCCATCGGTGGATGTGCTGTTCCGTTCCGCCGCGCAGCACGCGGGCAAGAACGCGCTCGGCGTGATCCTGACCGGCATGGGCCGCGACGGCGCGCAAGGCATGCTGGAAATGCAACAAGCCGGCGCGTACACATTTGCGCAGGACGAAGCGAGCTGCGTGGTGTTCGGCATGCCGCGCGAAGCCATTGCAACCGGCGGCGTGAGCGAGATCGCGCCGTTGTCGGAAATGACCCGGCGCGTGATGGCGCGCCTCAATTCCATGGGCGAGCGCGCACAACGCGTCTGACCTTCCTCGCGAGCACACGAATTCGAATACCCACGCGGCGTGCGCGCCGCCTGAAGAAACAACGGGAATACAAGGAGCAGTGAAGATGGACAAGAACATGAAGATTTTGGTCGTCGATGACTTCCCGACGATGCGCCGTATCGTCAGAAACCTGCTGAAGGAACTAGGTTTCTCGAACGTCGATGAAGCCGAGGACGGCGCAGCCGGCCTTGCGCGTCTGCGTGGCGGCGGTTTCGAGTTCGTCATTTCCGACTGGAACATGCCGAACCTCGACGGTCTGGAAATGCTCAAGCAGATTCGCGCCGATGCCGCCCTCTCGCACTTGCCCGTGCTGATGGTGACGGCGGAATCGAAGAAGGAAAACATCATTGCCGCGGCGCAGGCTGGCGCGAGCGGTTACGTGGTCAAGCCGTTCACGGCCGCGACCCTCGACGAGAAGCTCACGAAGATTCTCGAAAAGATGGCCAAGGCCGGGAGCTGAGATCGTGAATGAAATGACGACGCAGGAAGCGCTGACGGCGATCGAGCAGGACGGGGATGCATCGAGCGATCGCATTTTGGCGCGCATTGGCCAATTGACGCGCACGCTGCGCGATTCCATGCGCGAGCTCGGCCTCGACAAACAGGTTGAAGCCGCCGCCGAAATGGTGCCGGATGCCCGCGACCGCTTGAAATACGTCGCGACGATGACAGAACAGGCCGCCGATCGCGCGCTGAACGCCATCGAACTCGCGAAACCGATTCAGGAAACCATGCAGCGCGACGCCCAGGCGCTCGATGCCCGTTGGGAAGCATGGTACGGCGCGGCGCAGGACAAGTCCGACGTCAAGACGCTGCTCGCCGATACCCGCGGTTTCCTGCAGCAAGTGCCCGTGCACACGGTCGCGACCAACGCGCAGTTGCTCGAAATCATGCTCGCGCAGGATTTCCAGGATCTGACCGGCCAGGTGATCAAGAAAATCACCGACGTGGTGTACGTGATCGAGCAGCAGTTGCTCACCGTGCTGCTGGAAAACATTGCGCCGGAACGGCGTGAACAGTTTGCGGCGCAGGCGGCGGCGCTTGCGGCATCGAATACGTCCAGCACGCCGGAAACGCTGCTCAACGGTCCGCAAATCAATCCCGAGGGACGCACCGACGTCGTTCAGGACCAGACGCAAGTCGATGACCTGCTCGCCAGCCTGGGCTTCTGACGCCATGCTGATCTGACGCGCGCGGAAGGTAGCTACCAACCGTGCGCGTCAAAACGACACCTATTTCAGCCATCCCGGCGCATTTAGCGTTGCAACATATGTTCACTTTCCCGAGTTCGACGCATTCGGCTGGCATACTTATGTCTCGACGAACGACGCGCACTCGCGCAGCGTTTCAGACGGCAAGATATTGCATGGCTTGAAATAATCGGAACGGAGAAGCGAAGTGGACACTTCGATCATTTCATTCGGCTTTCGGCGCGCTCGCGCGCTGGTTAGTCTCGCAGCAGGATTGATGGTTAGCTTGGCTGCCGTAACGCCCGCTCATGCGGTTCTGGGCGGTGCGCCCATGACGGCGCCGGCCGGCGCTACGGTCAGCAATTCGGTATCGCACGCAGCGGCAGTTGCGGGTTCGGCAGCATCGGCGAGTTCCGCCAGCGCCTTTACCGTGCGCACGACAACGCTTGCCGTCGGCACCGTGGTCAATGAATACGTAGGCGCGGACGGCACGGTTTTCGGCATTGCGTGGCAAGGTCCGCGCATTCCTGATTTGCCGTCGCTGCTCGGCACTTACTTTCCGCAATACGTCCAGGGCATCCAGAACCAGCGCGCCAACGGCGGCGGCCGTGGACCCGTCAGCGTGGCCGGCAG includes:
- the cheW gene encoding chemotaxis protein CheW; amino-acid sequence: MAADIQSITSAAQRRDVQRASTQAEAAGQEFLVFTLGAEEYGIDILKVQEIRGYDNVTRIANAPTFIKGVINLRGIIVPIVDMRIKFNLGRVEYDNQTVVIILNVAHRVVGMVVDGVSDVLTLQADQVMPAPEFGATLTTEYLTGLGTVDGRMLILMDIEKLMTSKEMELIDSVAA
- a CDS encoding methyl-accepting chemotaxis protein; this translates as MLKNWSIRTTLTLVGLLFVGFAAVVAALSLNGLRSAGNSLSMLADSDMVSVRALNDASSYLLRARVTLDRVRSLDEAGKTDEAKKAIDRGQFLLDKSNENWKLFLATPKPTLPQAMLDEVVAKRDTLMREGVDPEFVAIRANDLAAYHAIADTKISPMFVSLDTASSAVVDFTQKHADALRADTQAHITLLIQVITGVMVLAVLTLIATRFAMGGMIVQPINDAVDHFERIARGDLTRSAHTDKTNEIGRLFAGIERMRVNLTAMVGAVHHGAESIDVGAREIASGNTDLSQRTEEQAASLQETASSMEQLTSTVKQNAENARQASQLAVNASDIASRGGEVVEQVVDTMNAISSSSSKVVDIIGVIEGIAFQTNILALNAAVEAARAGEEGRGFAVVAGEVRSLAQRSAAAAKEIKSLIGDSTAKVESGSQLVARAGTTMDEIVQAVRRVTDIMGEISAASDEQSQGIEQVSRAVGQMDEVTQQNAALVEEAAAAAASLEEQTRKLKDVVGHWQVSGDTAQQGRVEPSVAASAHARRPITPIKVAARPNVAANRAVNKINEKMVAATQASQDAAPAAKAPKLAAVAAGDWETF
- a CDS encoding CheR family methyltransferase; this encodes MMATRSPVDTPRDRTRYGSEVERDFEFTGADFGRIRDLIHRRAGISLSEHKRDMAYSRLARRLRACNIDTFRLYLDRLEAQPDSAEWEAFTNALTTNLTAFFRESHHFPILATFAKSRPQPFSVWCSAASTGEEPYSIAMTLMETLGDSAARQCTVIATDIDSQVLQKADAGVYSLDSVKTLGNDRLKRFFLKGTGAHAGMVKIRPEVRAMVKFEQLNLTDSKYALPGQFDAIFCRNVMIYFDKPTQAQVLARFEPLMKSGGLLFAGHSENFTYVTQAFKLRGQTVYALSRDSVAGTAKKKALAGEPA
- the cheD gene encoding chemoreceptor glutamine deamidase CheD, whose protein sequence is MSALPIATNLYFDNHFKLPGVKLLPNEFYMTGENMVLVTVLGSCVAACITDRTAGIGGMNHFMLPDDGADASQSSSDSMRYGAYAMEVLINEMIKRGGRRERFEAKVFGGGAVLAGMTTINIGDRNSEFVRRYLALEKIRIVAEDLQGMYPRKVAFMPRTGQAMVKKLITQQDPSVVEREQALVRQTPEARSERLAKARARVELFSQPKARTTDKPRIELFGAAAGLQRTVRMKTVEEA
- a CDS encoding protein-glutamate methylesterase/protein-glutamine glutaminase → MTTARSTEPKISVLCVDDSALVRSLMTEIINSQPDMHVCATAPDPLVARDLIKQHNPDVLTLDVEMPRMDGLDFLEKLMRLRPMPVVMVSSLTERGSEITLRALELGAVDFVTKPRVGIRDGMLEYSEKLADKIRAAARARVRQTPHVVHAAAGSSGSVTASKPTPNLNNPLVSTEKLIIVGASTGGTEAIRELLVPLPPDAPGVMIAQHMPPGFTKSFAQRLNGLCRIAVKEAEHGERVLPGHAYIAPGDAHLVLARSGANYVAHLSDAPPVNRHRPSVDVLFRSAAQHAGKNALGVILTGMGRDGAQGMLEMQQAGAYTFAQDEASCVVFGMPREAIATGGVSEIAPLSEMTRRVMARLNSMGERAQRV
- the cheY gene encoding chemotaxis response regulator CheY; this encodes MDKNMKILVVDDFPTMRRIVRNLLKELGFSNVDEAEDGAAGLARLRGGGFEFVISDWNMPNLDGLEMLKQIRADAALSHLPVLMVTAESKKENIIAAAQAGASGYVVKPFTAATLDEKLTKILEKMAKAGS
- the cheZ gene encoding protein phosphatase CheZ, translating into MTTQEALTAIEQDGDASSDRILARIGQLTRTLRDSMRELGLDKQVEAAAEMVPDARDRLKYVATMTEQAADRALNAIELAKPIQETMQRDAQALDARWEAWYGAAQDKSDVKTLLADTRGFLQQVPVHTVATNAQLLEIMLAQDFQDLTGQVIKKITDVVYVIEQQLLTVLLENIAPERREQFAAQAAALAASNTSSTPETLLNGPQINPEGRTDVVQDQTQVDDLLASLGF
- a CDS encoding DUF2844 domain-containing protein, giving the protein MVSLAAVTPAHAVLGGAPMTAPAGATVSNSVSHAAAVAGSAASASSASAFTVRTTTLAVGTVVNEYVGADGTVFGIAWQGPRIPDLPSLLGTYFPQYVQGIQNQRANGGGRGPVSVAGSALVVRSGGHMGAFVGQAYLPQALPAGVSASDIQ